Within the bacterium genome, the region TCCCACGTGCAGCAGGGTCGGATTGCCGTCGAACTCGATCCAGCGGGCCGCGACGTTGTAGGAAGCCAGAATGCGTGGCTGCGCAGGATTACGAACACCGGCCAAAACCACTTGAGTCTGCGTGGCAATCGCCACGAGGGTATCTCGTGCCGACACTCCGAGACAGGAAGCGGTCAGCGAAAGCGCTCCGGTCCAGGTGGGAGTGTTGGGAGTGGTGACGTTCACGACGACCATTCCGCCCGCGCCGCCGGCCAGAAAGGCGTAGCCATTCGCGAGGGAGATGGCATTGACTTCCGGCACATTGGGAGTGAGCTGGCCGCGCAACACCGGAGAACCGGGACGACTCACCTCCACCACGGCGAAGTTGTTGTTGCCGCCGACGTAGGCGTAATTGCCGGATGCTTCCACGGCGGTGCGGCCGGGAAGACTGAGCGTTCCTTCCAGCACGAGGCTCTGTGCGGAAGCGAGGCCGGTGAGCAGCAATGTGCCAAAGGCCGCGAGTATGACTTTGATATGGTTCATGGAGTACCCTACCGTCAAAGTAGCAAAGAATTGAGCCACATGCAAGCGTCTTGATGGTTGCGAACCGAAGGACGGTTTCGTATATTGGGCTATCCCAAGCAGCCGCTTAGACATGATTCTTGAACAAATCTCCACCGCGGGTGACCGCAATTTTGGCTATCTGATCGCCGATCCCGATGCGAAGGTTTGTGCCGTCGTGGATCCGTCGGGAGCTCCGCAGAAGTTCGTCGAGCGCATTAGGGCGTTGGATTTCCGCTTGCAGTGGATCATCTGCACGCATCATCACAGCGATCACACGTCGGGCGCGCGCGAGCTCAAGCTACTCTTCGACGCGCCGGTCGCCTTGCATCGCAGTGCGCAGACTCCGCACGACGTTTCACTGGACGACGGGCAGGAACTCGAACTGGGCAAACTGCGCGTCCGCGTCATTCACACGCCGGGGCACACTCCCGACAGCATTTGCCTCTCCGTGCCGGGGGCGGTGCTGACCGGCGATACGCTGTTTGTCGGCAAGGTGGGGGGGACGGACTTCGGCGAGGGAGCCCGCCGCCAGTACCACAGCCTCCACGAGAAATTGCTTGTTTTACCGGAAGATACGAAAGTCTATCCGGGCCATGATGTAGGCATCCGTCCGGTTTCCACCATCCGGGAAGAACGGGCGCAAAACCCGTTCCTGCTCCGGCCTGACTTCGAGAGCTTCGTAGACCTCAAACGCAACTGGCTGGCCTACAAAGCCCAGCACGGGATCCAGTGAACAGCACCGGCCGCGCCCGTTTCTCGCTTCTCCCGGCCGTTCTGTCGGTCTCGACGTCCTCGATTTTCGTCCGCTACGCCGCCGCGCCGCCCTTGGGCGCGGCCTT harbors:
- a CDS encoding MBL fold metallo-hydrolase encodes the protein MILEQISTAGDRNFGYLIADPDAKVCAVVDPSGAPQKFVERIRALDFRLQWIICTHHHSDHTSGARELKLLFDAPVALHRSAQTPHDVSLDDGQELELGKLRVRVIHTPGHTPDSICLSVPGAVLTGDTLFVGKVGGTDFGEGARRQYHSLHEKLLVLPEDTKVYPGHDVGIRPVSTIREERAQNPFLLRPDFESFVDLKRNWLAYKAQHGIQ